CACCACGACCAGCGGGCCGGCCCCGCCCTCCGCCGCCGCCTTGAACACGGCGAACTTCCCGGCGAAGCCGGAGGTCAGCGGAATGCCCGCGAAGGCCAGCAGGAACACCGCGAACACGGCCGCGACCAGCGGGGAACGGCGCCCCAGACCGGCCCACTTGGACAGGTGCGTCGCCTCGCCGCCGGCGTCGCGCACCAGCGTCACTACCGCGAACGCGCCGATCGTCACGAACGAGTACGCGCCCAGGTAGAAGAGGACGGACGACACCCCGGACGGCGTGGTCGCGATGACACCCGCGAGGATGAAGCCCGCGTGGGCGATCGACGAGTACGCCAGCAGCCGCTTGATGTCGGTCTGCGTGATCGCGACGATCGCACCGCCCAGCATGGTGACGATCGCCACGCCCCACATGACCGGCCGCCAGTCCCAGCGCAGGCCGGGCAGGACGACGTACAGCAGCCGCAGCAGCGCACCGAACGCCGCCACCTTCGTCGCCGCCGCCATGAACCCGGTCACCGGCGTCGGCGCACCCTGGTACACATCCGGCGTCCACATGTGGAACGGCACCGCGCCCACCTTGAACAGCAGGCCCATGACGATCATCGCGGCGCCGACGAGCAGCAGCGCGTCGTTGCCCATCGTGTCCGCGAGCGCCGGGGTGACGTCCGGGACCGTACCGTCGACGACCTGCGCGATCGCCGCGTACGACACCGAGCCCGAGTAGCCGTACAACAGCGCGATGCCGAACAGCGTGAACGCGGACGCGAAGGCACCCAGCAGGAAGTACTTGACCGCGGCCTCCTGCGACATGAGCCGCTTGCGGCGGGCCAGCGCGCACATCAGGTACAGCGGGAGCGAGAACACTTCCAGGGCGATGAAGAGGGTCAGCAGGTCGTTGGCCGCCGGGAAGATCAGCATGCCCGCGACGGCGAACATCAGCAGCGGGAACACCTCGGTGGTGGTGAACCCGGCCTTCACGGCGGCCTTTTCGCTGTCGCTGCCCGGCACGGACGCGGCCTGCGCGGCGAAGGAGTCGACGCGGTTGCCGTGTGCCGCCGGGTCGAGCCGCCGCTCGGCGAAGGTGAACAGGCCGACCAGGCCCGCCAGCAGAATCGTGCCCTGTAGGAAGAGGGCCGGTCCGTCGACGGCGATCGCGCCCATCGCGGCGATGCCCGCCTTGGTCGTGGCGTACCCGCCGGCCGCCAGCGCCACGACCGCGGCGAAGGCCGCGACGAGCGCCACGACGCAGACGAACACCTGCGCGTAGTAACGCGCCTTGCGCGGGACGACCGCCTCGATCAGCACCCCGACGATCGCCGCGCCGACGACGATCAGGGTGGGCGACAATTGTCCGTATTCGATCTTCGGCGCGTCGATCTTCGAGATCGGGTCGGCCGCGGTTGTCCACAGGCTGTGGACGGCTGATGCGCTCACTTGGCCGCCTCCACCTCGGGCTGGGGGTCCTTCTTCTGTACGTCGGACATGGTGTGCTTGACCGCCGGGTTGACGATGTCCGTGAGGGGCTTCGGGTAGACGCCCAGGAAGATCAGCAGTACGACCAGCGGAGCGACGACCACGAGTTCACGCACCCTGAGGTCGGGCATAGCCGCGACCTCGGGCTTCACCGGGCCCGTCATCGTCCTCTGGTAGAGGACGAGGGTGTAGAGCGCGGCGAGCACGATGCCGAAGGTGGCGATGATGCCGATCACCGGGTAGCGGGTGAACGTGCCGACCAGGACCAGGAATTCACTCACGAAAGGTGCCAGTCCCGGCAGTGACAGCGTCGCCAGACCACCGATCAGGAAGGTGCCGGCGAGCACCGGGGCGACCTTCTGCACACCGCCGTA
Above is a window of Streptomyces sp. DT2A-34 DNA encoding:
- the nuoN gene encoding NADH-quinone oxidoreductase subunit NuoN, which gives rise to MSASAVHSLWTTAADPISKIDAPKIEYGQLSPTLIVVGAAIVGVLIEAVVPRKARYYAQVFVCVVALVAAFAAVVALAAGGYATTKAGIAAMGAIAVDGPALFLQGTILLAGLVGLFTFAERRLDPAAHGNRVDSFAAQAASVPGSDSEKAAVKAGFTTTEVFPLLMFAVAGMLIFPAANDLLTLFIALEVFSLPLYLMCALARRKRLMSQEAAVKYFLLGAFASAFTLFGIALLYGYSGSVSYAAIAQVVDGTVPDVTPALADTMGNDALLLVGAAMIVMGLLFKVGAVPFHMWTPDVYQGAPTPVTGFMAAATKVAAFGALLRLLYVVLPGLRWDWRPVMWGVAIVTMLGGAIVAITQTDIKRLLAYSSIAHAGFILAGVIATTPSGVSSVLFYLGAYSFVTIGAFAVVTLVRDAGGEATHLSKWAGLGRRSPLVAAVFAVFLLAFAGIPLTSGFAGKFAVFKAAAEGGAGPLVVVGVISSAIAAFFYIRVIVLMFFSEPKPEGPTVAVPSPLTMTAIGVGVAVTLVLGVAPQYFLDLANQAGVFVR